One bacterium DNA window includes the following coding sequences:
- a CDS encoding metal ABC transporter permease, producing the protein MYELMLAPFIACLILTGIYAYFGIHIIEREIIFVDLALAQIAALGAISSILFGVEIHSTSAYLISLLFTLIGAGIFSLTRVKDKKVSQEAIIGIVYAVSTAGAILVLTKIPEEAEHIKGMLVGNILFVTGVDIFKIFIVAILVGIFHIIWRKTFLKISLYPREAENQGIRIKLWDFLFYATFGLVVTTSVAVAGVLLVFSYLIVPAVCAGLVFEKISKRLILGWIIGILTSIIGLFLSYQLDLPTGAAIVCTFGVILVAFWILRRVLGSDYHIKVKHFFKFFL; encoded by the coding sequence ATGTATGAATTAATGTTGGCACCTTTTATTGCTTGTTTGATATTAACAGGTATCTATGCATATTTTGGCATCCATATCATTGAGAGAGAGATAATTTTTGTGGATTTAGCATTAGCACAGATTGCCGCACTGGGTGCAATATCATCAATTCTTTTTGGAGTTGAGATTCATTCAACCTCTGCATATTTGATTTCTCTTCTATTTACTCTCATTGGTGCAGGAATATTTTCCCTAACAAGGGTAAAGGACAAAAAAGTATCTCAGGAAGCAATAATAGGAATAGTTTACGCAGTTTCAACGGCAGGTGCAATTCTTGTCCTGACTAAAATACCTGAAGAAGCAGAACATATAAAAGGAATGCTGGTAGGGAATATATTATTTGTAACAGGGGTGGATATTTTCAAAATATTTATTGTTGCAATTTTAGTGGGTATATTCCACATAATTTGGAGAAAGACCTTCCTTAAGATTTCCTTATATCCCAGAGAAGCAGAAAACCAAGGGATTAGAATTAAACTTTGGGATTTCCTTTTTTATGCTACATTTGGACTTGTTGTTACCACATCAGTTGCAGTTGCTGGTGTTCTTTTGGTATTCTCTTATCTTATAGTTCCTGCAGTTTGTGCAGGATTAGTTTTTGAAAAGATAAGCAAAAGACTTATCTTGGGTTGGATAATTGGAATACTTACATCCATAATTGGTCTTTTTTTGTCTTACCAATTAGACTTGCCAACAGGTGCGGCAATTGTTTGCACATTTGGAGTGATTCTTGTTGCTTTTTGGATTTTGAGAAGAGTATTAGGGTCAGACTACCATATAAAAGTCAAGCACTTTTTTAAATTTTTTCTGTAA
- a CDS encoding metal ABC transporter substrate-binding protein, with the protein MRNIWIFILPLFLSINSTVFATTKVVTTTEDLKSLVEYVGGDKVSVVSLSTGNQDIHQIEPRPSMVIKLRDADMLVKIGMDLDMWVDSLVETARNSNLFYGKKGYCDVSVGVKKLEVPEGKIDASMGDIHLYGNPHYLLSPESAKVVTKNILNTLVKISPKDKEYFEKNRADFLKKLDEKILEWKEKISRYKGTKIVTYHNSWPYFTNTFDLQIAGFVEPKPGIPPSPSHVAKLIETIKQEEVRLIIVESYFSLKAPDLISRKTGAKVLLLPGQTGGVKGVNNYFKLFDYIIEKIEETMK; encoded by the coding sequence ATGAGAAATATATGGATATTTATTCTGCCGCTATTTCTAAGCATAAACTCAACTGTCTTTGCAACAACAAAAGTTGTAACCACTACAGAAGACCTGAAAAGTTTAGTTGAATATGTAGGTGGAGATAAGGTTTCTGTGGTAAGTTTGTCAACTGGAAATCAGGATATTCATCAAATTGAGCCCAGACCAAGTATGGTAATAAAATTAAGGGATGCAGATATGTTAGTAAAAATTGGGATGGACTTAGATATGTGGGTTGATTCACTTGTTGAGACAGCAAGAAATTCAAATTTGTTTTATGGTAAGAAAGGATATTGCGATGTATCCGTTGGGGTTAAAAAGTTAGAAGTTCCTGAAGGGAAAATAGATGCCTCTATGGGGGATATACACCTCTATGGAAATCCACATTATCTTTTATCACCCGAGAGTGCAAAGGTTGTTACAAAAAATATTTTAAATACCCTCGTTAAGATTTCACCAAAAGATAAAGAATATTTTGAGAAAAATAGGGCAGATTTTTTAAAAAAACTTGATGAAAAAATTCTTGAGTGGAAAGAGAAAATTTCAAGATACAAAGGAACAAAGATTGTTACTTATCATAATTCCTGGCCCTATTTTACAAATACCTTTGACTTGCAAATTGCAGGCTTTGTTGAGCCAAAACCAGGTATTCCACCTTCACCTTCTCATGTGGCAAAACTTATTGAAACAATAAAACAGGAGGAGGTCAGATTAATAATTGTTGAGTCATATTTTTCTCTCAAAGCACCAGATTTAATCTCAAGGAAAACAGGTGCAAAGGTTTTACTCCTTCCAGGCCAGACAGGAGGTGTAAAAGGGGTTAATAATTATTTTAAACTCTTTGATTACATAATTGAAAAAATAGAAGAAACAATGAAATAA
- a CDS encoding ATP-binding protein, translating to MKELVVISGKGGTGKTIITASFAALAKNKVMADCDVDAADLHLLLQPQVKETHQFRSGKIAKLDMRACNKCGKCIVVCRFDAISPGFKVNSISCEGCGVCSHICEQKAIKMEENLSGDWFISETQYGPMAHAKLGIAEENSGKLVTLVRNQAKLLAEKHKYNLIIIDGPPGIGCPVIAAITGASAVLVVTEPTLSGLHDLDRVAKLAGHFGIPTLVCINKYDLNTEMAERITQYCQQNGYSLVGKIRFDPLVVESLVNKKPVVEYSHAEVSVTIKKIWEQCYGELKMEGN from the coding sequence TTGAAAGAGCTGGTTGTTATCAGCGGTAAAGGAGGCACGGGTAAGACTATTATTACTGCTTCTTTTGCTGCTTTAGCTAAAAACAAGGTTATGGCAGACTGCGATGTGGATGCGGCAGACCTGCATCTTCTGCTTCAGCCTCAGGTCAAAGAGACTCACCAGTTTAGAAGCGGTAAGATTGCTAAATTGGATATGCGGGCCTGTAATAAGTGCGGTAAGTGCATAGTTGTTTGCCGGTTTGATGCCATATCACCTGGTTTCAAGGTTAATTCTATCTCCTGTGAAGGCTGTGGGGTTTGCAGCCATATCTGTGAGCAAAAGGCAATTAAAATGGAGGAGAACCTATCTGGTGATTGGTTTATATCCGAGACCCAATATGGCCCGATGGCACATGCAAAGCTGGGTATAGCTGAGGAAAACTCTGGTAAGCTGGTTACCTTAGTAAGAAATCAGGCTAAACTGTTAGCTGAAAAACATAAATATAACCTGATTATTATTGATGGCCCGCCAGGTATTGGCTGTCCGGTAATTGCGGCTATCACCGGGGCATCGGCTGTGCTGGTGGTAACCGAACCCACTCTATCCGGACTGCACGATTTAGACCGGGTGGCTAAATTAGCCGGCCATTTTGGCATCCCAACCCTGGTCTGTATCAACAAATACGATCTGAATACCGAGATGGCAGAGAGAATTACACAATATTGCCAGCAGAACGGATATAGTCTGGTGGGCAAAATCCGTTTTGACCCGCTGGTGGTAGAATCACTGGTTAATAAAAAACCTGTGGTCGAGTATAGCCACGCAGAAGTTTCTGTTACCATTAAAAAGATCTGGGAGCAATGCTATGGAGAGCTTAAAATGGAAGGTAATTAA
- a CDS encoding STAS-like domain-containing protein, translating to MTRHNTYQLKNIMATCLTNGSFNLVTRQTGKRIREAIEGMLEKEPEGTIIILDFGGIGIIDYSCADEIIAKLITRLNSGEYGDKHILLKGTNSTQRENIEVALERKKLAILSFDENEAYQVLGVLNTYLRDTLSYVLKKGKLSARELADLMGLEINTSSTRLLNLYKLHLVSRNEELLDERGRQFVYEAILPNKDMS from the coding sequence ATGACCAGGCATAACACTTATCAACTAAAAAATATTATGGCTACGTGCCTTACCAATGGCTCTTTTAATTTAGTCACTCGCCAAACAGGCAAAAGGATTCGAGAGGCTATTGAAGGTATGTTAGAAAAAGAACCAGAAGGGACAATAATTATATTAGATTTTGGAGGCATTGGTATTATTGACTATTCCTGTGCAGATGAGATTATTGCTAAACTTATCACCAGACTTAATTCTGGCGAGTATGGAGATAAACACATCCTGTTAAAGGGAACAAATTCAACCCAGCGGGAGAATATTGAAGTAGCATTAGAGCGTAAGAAATTAGCCATACTATCTTTTGATGAAAATGAAGCTTATCAGGTATTAGGAGTATTAAACACCTATCTTCGGGATACCTTAAGTTATGTATTAAAAAAAGGCAAACTCTCTGCCAGAGAATTAGCGGATTTAATGGGTCTTGAAATTAATACCAGCTCTACAAGGCTACTTAACTTATACAAATTACACCTGGTAAGTCGAAATGAAGAGTTACTTGATGAAAGAGGAAGACAGTTTGTCTATGAGGCTATTTTACCAAACAAAGATATGAGTTAG
- a CDS encoding DUF3800 domain-containing protein, whose amino-acid sequence MLYLYLDESGDLGFDFSKPKTTGYFIITLLVIESGFVIRNIEKAVARTLKSKVNYVRKKNISLELKGSKTSIGTKRYFYRQIKNDPFSLYVVVFNKKKVPETLRKDKERLYNYLARLIIERCPLKKASSRIIITLDRCKTKEEQRTFDAYLLYQLEGSLSPKVKLNVFHLDSKTSKGLQAVDLFCWGIFRKYENKNLDWYEIFKEKICFEEENLSA is encoded by the coding sequence ATGTTATATTTATATCTTGATGAAAGTGGTGATTTAGGGTTTGATTTCTCAAAGCCGAAGACGACTGGCTATTTCATAATAACTTTGCTGGTAATTGAAAGTGGTTTTGTAATTAGAAACATAGAGAAGGCTGTTGCAAGGACACTTAAAAGTAAGGTTAATTACGTCAGAAAAAAGAATATCTCCTTAGAGCTTAAAGGGTCTAAAACAAGTATAGGGACAAAAAGATACTTTTATAGACAAATTAAAAATGATCCATTTAGCCTTTATGTGGTAGTTTTCAACAAAAAGAAAGTTCCCGAAACTTTAAGGAAAGATAAAGAAAGGCTATATAACTACCTGGCAAGGTTAATAATTGAAAGGTGCCCACTTAAAAAAGCAAGTTCCAGAATAATTATAACTCTTGATCGGTGTAAGACCAAAGAAGAACAAAGAACATTCGACGCATACCTTCTTTATCAATTAGAAGGAAGCCTTTCCCCTAAGGTGAAACTTAATGTCTTTCATTTAGATTCCAAAACGAGTAAAGGGCTACAGGCAGTAGACCTTTTCTGTTGGGGAATATTTAGAAAATATGAGAATAAAAATTTAGACTGGTATGAGATTTTCAAGGAAAAGATATGTTTTGAGGAGGAGAATTTATCTGCATAA
- a CDS encoding HYD1 signature containing ADP-ribosyltransferase family protein encodes MIVYHYTSKENYDNIMRTRKFRPSAPWIAMDSAHGTGWYFTNLGPNTNDGVIAWYCWQSMNLNVLKRVKYYLKFDIDPQILKNPRKHVYMIQKWDDNLIQFLGGGRKE; translated from the coding sequence ATGATAGTTTACCATTATACAAGTAAAGAAAATTACGATAATATTATGAGAACTAGAAAATTTAGGCCATCCGCTCCGTGGATAGCAATGGATTCAGCACATGGTACTGGATGGTATTTTACCAACTTAGGTCCTAATACAAATGATGGAGTAATAGCATGGTATTGTTGGCAATCAATGAATCTGAATGTGTTAAAAAGAGTCAAATATTACTTAAAGTTTGATATAGACCCTCAAATATTAAAAAATCCTCGTAAACATGTATATATGATTCAAAAATGGGATGATAATTTGATACAATTTCTTGGCGGAGGGAGAAAAGAATAA